In Blautia wexlerae DSM 19850, a single window of DNA contains:
- a CDS encoding metallophosphoesterase family protein — translation MKKIGIISDTHGLLRPEILEILKGCDCIIHAGDVNKPEILDTLRMMGSIYVVRGNNDKDWAEGIAKTLHFTIEGVKFFMTHNKKDVDWDLKDTQVVIFGHTHKYFEKMIDNRLWLNPGSCGPRRFDQEITMAVMTVDNGTYQWEKVAMIPEK, via the coding sequence ATGAAGAAAATAGGGATTATTTCAGATACCCATGGCCTGCTCAGGCCGGAAATACTGGAAATTTTAAAAGGTTGCGACTGTATTATCCACGCAGGTGACGTAAACAAACCGGAAATTCTGGATACACTGCGTATGATGGGTTCTATTTATGTAGTCCGAGGAAATAACGATAAGGACTGGGCAGAGGGAATTGCGAAAACTTTACATTTCACCATAGAAGGCGTGAAATTTTTCATGACCCACAATAAAAAAGACGTAGACTGGGATTTAAAAGACACACAGGTGGTAATCTTCGGACACACCCATAAATATTTCGAAAAAATGATAGACAACCGCCTATGGCTTAACCCGGGAAGCTGCGGTCCCAGACGTTTCGACCAGGAAATCACCATGGCAGTAATGACAGTCGATAATGGAACTTATCAGTGGGAAAAGGTTGCCATGATTCCTGAAAAGTAA
- a CDS encoding M48 family metallopeptidase, translating into MREFEIENNQEKFTCGEFEYQVIRSARKTMILEVRRDGNVIVRAPLRTGLPRIKRFVNQKQDWVLECLERTKEYREQKPLSADLSEAKRNVYIRKAKETITKRTSYFARLMGVSYRNITIREQKTRWGSCSSEKNLNFNWKLILAPPEVLNYVVIHELCHLKEMNHSKAFWDEVEKVMPEYETYKLWLKENGWRL; encoded by the coding sequence ATGAGAGAATTCGAAATAGAAAATAATCAGGAGAAATTCACCTGCGGAGAATTCGAATATCAGGTCATAAGAAGTGCCAGAAAAACCATGATTCTGGAGGTTCGCAGGGATGGAAACGTAATCGTTCGCGCACCTCTCCGTACAGGTCTGCCGAGGATCAAAAGATTTGTAAACCAGAAGCAGGACTGGGTTCTGGAATGCCTGGAACGGACAAAAGAATACCGGGAACAGAAGCCATTGAGTGCAGATCTGAGCGAGGCAAAACGAAATGTCTATATACGAAAAGCAAAAGAAACGATTACCAAAAGAACTTCATATTTTGCCAGACTCATGGGCGTTTCTTACCGCAATATCACCATCAGAGAACAGAAAACAAGATGGGGAAGCTGCAGCAGTGAGAAGAATCTGAACTTCAACTGGAAATTGATACTTGCACCACCGGAAGTACTGAATTATGTAGTAATACATGAACTCTGCCATCTGAAAGAAATGAACCATTCGAAGGCATTCTGGGATGAAGTTGAGAAAGTAATGCCAGAGTATGAGACGTATAAATTGTGGCTGAAAGAAAATGGATGGAGGCTATAA
- a CDS encoding helix-turn-helix domain-containing protein: protein MNIAIKIKELRESVGMTRKEFAEYTGIPIRTLEDWEAERRIPPAYVPRLLAYKLKYEKILQKNSLQNKDVNFIEDVDGLKIVLINDIRFKSRRKIDWNQIENILKEHIGKYYEILETSEVVYIGTDFPDEFSHSIDTKNIKGANEKAKANAIFAIDKLIKIANNKREYPDFKNKHGNKAKHGWYRYDTHFGIPVYDKNGMLERYNVFGARILIRCDENGDLYLYDIVRIKKETSRPLS, encoded by the coding sequence ATGAATATTGCAATTAAAATAAAAGAATTAAGAGAAAGTGTCGGGATGACTCGTAAAGAGTTTGCAGAATATACGGGAATTCCAATTCGAACATTGGAAGATTGGGAAGCTGAAAGAAGAATTCCACCGGCATATGTTCCCAGATTATTAGCATATAAACTGAAATATGAAAAGATATTACAAAAAAATAGCCTGCAGAATAAAGATGTCAATTTTATAGAGGATGTTGATGGTTTAAAAATAGTGTTGATTAATGATATTAGATTTAAGTCAAGAAGAAAAATTGATTGGAATCAAATAGAAAATATATTAAAAGAACACATAGGAAAATACTATGAAATACTTGAAACATCTGAGGTTGTTTATATTGGAACAGATTTTCCGGATGAATTCAGCCATTCGATTGATACTAAAAATATTAAGGGAGCAAATGAAAAAGCAAAGGCGAATGCGATATTTGCAATAGATAAACTGATAAAGATAGCAAATAATAAAAGGGAATATCCGGACTTCAAAAATAAACATGGTAATAAGGCTAAACATGGGTGGTATCGATATGATACACATTTTGGAATACCAGTGTATGATAAAAATGGGATGTTGGAAAGGTATAACGTTTTTGGAGCCAGAATACTGATAAGATGTGATGAAAATGGTGATTTATATCTTTATGATATTGTCCGCATAAAAAAAGAAACGAGCAGGCCGCTTAGTTAA